A single region of the Gemella sp. zg-570 genome encodes:
- a CDS encoding TlyA family RNA methyltransferase, with protein sequence MLKERADVLCVSQGLFDSREKAKRAIMAGIIFYDSNRVDKPGEKIDVNVNLRIKGKTLPYVSRGGLKLEKAIKYFNFNVADKVMLDIGASTGGFTDCALQNGASYVYALDVGTNQLSWKLRSDSRVSVMEKTNFRYCTKDNFSKPIERVSIDVSFISLNLILPTLAEIIEISGEVCTLIKPQFEAGKDKVGKGGIVRDKLVHQEVVENIFYLSNNLGFSVKELTYSPITGGDGNIEYLMILKYTPDNVINKDINIKKIVEEANRQFK encoded by the coding sequence ATGTTAAAAGAAAGAGCTGATGTTCTTTGTGTAAGTCAAGGATTATTTGATTCTAGAGAAAAAGCAAAAAGAGCAATAATGGCAGGAATAATTTTTTATGATTCTAATCGTGTCGACAAACCTGGTGAAAAAATAGATGTTAATGTTAATTTGAGAATAAAAGGAAAAACTTTACCTTATGTTAGTAGGGGAGGTTTAAAATTAGAAAAAGCAATAAAATATTTTAATTTTAATGTTGCTGATAAAGTTATGTTGGATATTGGTGCTTCTACTGGTGGTTTTACTGATTGTGCATTGCAAAACGGGGCGTCTTATGTGTATGCACTAGATGTGGGTACAAATCAGTTATCATGGAAATTAAGGTCTGATAGTAGGGTTTCTGTAATGGAAAAAACTAATTTTAGATATTGCACCAAAGATAATTTTTCAAAACCGATTGAGCGAGTTTCTATTGATGTATCTTTTATATCGTTAAATTTAATATTACCTACTCTTGCAGAAATAATTGAAATTTCTGGAGAAGTTTGTACTCTTATAAAACCTCAGTTTGAAGCTGGGAAAGACAAGGTAGGAAAGGGTGGAATAGTTAGAGATAAACTTGTTCATCAAGAAGTAGTTGAAAATATATTTTATTTATCTAATAATCTAGGATTTAGTGTTAAGGAATTAACTTATTCACCGATTACAGGTGGAGATGGAAATATTGAATATTTAATGATTTTAAAATATACACCTGATAATGTAATTAATAAGGATATAAATATAAAAAAAATAGTAGAAGAAGCAAATAGACAATTTAAGTAA
- the recN gene encoding DNA repair protein RecN has translation MLLQLNIKQFGIIEEVSIDFNNGFTVLTGETGAGKSMILSAISQLSGQRTSINYIRHGEEKSTIEGVFDFPENEELNDIFSSLDIELDDLIIIKRDIFSNGKSICRINNTVVNLSTLKKISSFLIDIHEQHDNQTLLLEKKHLFLIDSYGKKILSPFIENYKNNYFEYRKLYKKIEELEEDSSEISKKIDFTKYQINEIEAINLQKNEVENLKSEIDYLSNYEKINSLILGINQNLNTEGGVLEKTYNIKTLLEKLSRHNGDFSSKYQEINDFYYILEDLKYDLSRFNDNLDYDEARLNEMGNRLLTIKSLEKKYMKNADELLLYKDELKNELFYLENYSSNLDELKLKLHTLEKNLLDSAKLLSDNRKKIAEILEKKIQSELKFLCMEKSTIKIDFKYKDFSADGIDDLKILISANLGEPLKSLSKVASGGELSRIMLALKIIFSDNIKGLSIIFDEIDTGVSGKVSQRMAEKIYQLSQKNQILSISHLPQTTALSDYNLYIEKSIIDNRTISKVKYLDEEEKVNEISRMISGNNTTKLSKEHAIEMIKISEKIKKEIAGSVANDI, from the coding sequence ATGTTATTACAATTAAATATAAAACAATTCGGAATTATTGAAGAGGTTAGTATTGATTTTAATAATGGTTTTACAGTATTAACTGGTGAAACTGGTGCAGGGAAATCTATGATTTTATCTGCCATATCGCAATTATCAGGGCAAAGAACCTCAATTAATTATATAAGACATGGTGAAGAAAAGTCTACTATTGAAGGAGTTTTTGATTTTCCTGAAAATGAGGAATTAAATGATATTTTTTCTTCTTTGGATATTGAACTTGATGATTTGATTATAATAAAAAGGGATATATTTTCTAATGGGAAAAGTATTTGTCGGATAAACAATACGGTAGTTAATTTATCTACTTTGAAAAAAATATCTTCTTTTTTAATAGATATTCATGAACAGCACGACAATCAAACTTTGTTATTAGAAAAAAAACATTTATTTTTAATAGATTCTTATGGTAAAAAAATTTTAAGTCCCTTTATAGAAAATTATAAAAATAATTATTTTGAATATAGGAAACTGTACAAAAAAATAGAAGAATTGGAAGAAGATAGTAGTGAAATATCCAAAAAAATAGATTTTACTAAATACCAAATTAATGAAATAGAAGCAATAAATTTGCAGAAAAATGAAGTAGAAAATCTTAAATCAGAGATAGACTACTTATCTAATTATGAAAAAATAAATTCATTAATTTTAGGAATAAATCAAAATTTGAATACTGAAGGCGGAGTTCTTGAAAAAACATATAATATCAAAACTTTATTAGAGAAATTGTCAAGGCATAATGGAGATTTCTCTTCTAAATATCAAGAAATAAATGATTTTTACTACATTTTAGAAGACCTTAAGTATGATTTATCAAGGTTTAATGATAATTTAGATTATGACGAGGCAAGACTAAATGAAATGGGAAATCGTCTTTTAACCATAAAATCACTTGAAAAGAAATATATGAAAAATGCAGATGAACTTTTGCTATATAAAGATGAATTAAAAAACGAATTATTTTACTTAGAAAATTATAGTTCTAATTTAGATGAATTAAAATTAAAATTACATACTTTAGAGAAAAATCTTTTAGATAGTGCCAAGTTACTATCAGATAATAGAAAAAAAATTGCTGAAATATTAGAAAAGAAAATCCAATCAGAACTTAAATTTTTATGTATGGAAAAAAGTACTATTAAAATAGATTTTAAATATAAAGATTTTTCTGCAGATGGGATAGATGATTTGAAAATTTTAATCAGCGCTAACTTAGGAGAACCTTTGAAATCACTATCTAAAGTTGCTTCTGGAGGAGAACTTTCAAGAATTATGCTGGCATTAAAAATTATTTTTTCTGATAATATTAAAGGACTATCAATAATATTTGATGAAATTGATACCGGCGTTAGCGGTAAGGTTTCGCAAAGAATGGCAGAAAAAATTTATCAATTATCTCAAAAAAATCAAATTTTATCTATATCACACTTACCTCAAACTACGGCTTTATCTGATTATAACTTATATATAGAGAAATCTATAATTGATAATCGTACGATTTCTAAGGTTAAATATTTAGATGAGGAAGAAAAGGTTAATGAAATATCTAGAATGATTTCAGGTAACAATACAACGAAATTATCTAAAGAACATGCAATAGAGATGATTAAGATTTCAGAAAAAATAAAAAAAGAAATTGCAGGTAGTGTGGCAAATGATATCTAA
- the rsgA gene encoding ribosome small subunit-dependent GTPase A, translating into MISKEGKIIKAMSGFYYVLSDDEIITCRARGNFRNKDIEPLVGDYVTIKIEEDSLGYIIDIKDRKNELLRPKVSNIDYGIITVSVKEPDFSSKLLDKMIILNEYSNIKTIIIFTKLDKLNEIEFKNFTNIINYYKKIGYIIFSNKDEDIRDLKNKIKDKFVSISGQSGSGKSTFINKLSNNKLELKTSEISKHLGRGKHTTRHIEFHKIDNFYIADTPGFSSLDINFIEKEELKYLFSDFYNIECKFKTCNHIDEPNCNIKNNLEDDYFKERYNNYKMFFEEIKEIKRR; encoded by the coding sequence ATGATATCTAAAGAGGGAAAAATAATCAAAGCTATGAGTGGGTTTTATTATGTTTTGTCTGATGATGAAATAATTACTTGTAGAGCAAGAGGAAATTTTAGAAATAAGGATATAGAACCCTTGGTAGGAGATTATGTAACAATAAAAATAGAAGAAGATTCTCTTGGATATATTATAGATATAAAAGATAGAAAAAATGAGCTGCTTAGACCTAAAGTATCTAATATAGATTATGGAATTATAACCGTATCAGTTAAAGAACCTGATTTTTCAAGCAAATTACTTGATAAGATGATTATTTTAAATGAATATAGTAATATTAAAACAATTATAATTTTCACGAAATTAGATAAGTTAAATGAAATTGAATTTAAGAATTTTACTAACATAATAAATTATTATAAAAAAATAGGTTATATCATTTTTTCTAATAAAGATGAGGATATAAGAGATTTAAAAAATAAAATAAAAGATAAATTTGTATCTATTTCAGGGCAATCTGGTTCTGGCAAATCAACTTTTATTAATAAATTATCCAATAATAAACTTGAACTTAAAACTTCAGAAATATCTAAACATCTAGGTAGGGGAAAACACACTACTAGACATATAGAATTTCATAAAATAGATAATTTTTATATTGCAGACACCCCAGGTTTTTCTTCTTTAGATATAAACTTTATTGAAAAAGAAGAATTAAAATATTTATTTTCAGATTTTTATAATATAGAATGTAAATTTAAAACTTGTAACCATATTGACGAACCTAATTGCAATATAAAAAATAATTTAGAAGATGATTATTTTAAAGAAAGATACAATAATTATAAGATGTTTTTTGAAGAAATTAAAGAAATAAAAAGGAGATAA
- the rpe gene encoding ribulose-phosphate 3-epimerase has product MKKILPSLLAADFSNLEKDIREMEDIGIDMFHLDVMDGHFVPNISFGFPVIESIRKTTNKTLDVHLMVANPDIYLEEFCNIGSDMVSFHIEATNHADRLIDVIKNKGKKAGIVLNPQTPISTIKHILHKVDYVLLMTVNPGFGGQKFIEGMLEKIEELDKIRKDKKYNFLIQVDGGINIVTSKLCRDRGADLIVCGSFLFNSSNKEETLSQLLK; this is encoded by the coding sequence ATGAAAAAAATATTACCATCACTACTAGCGGCTGATTTTTCAAATTTAGAAAAAGATATTAGGGAAATGGAAGATATTGGAATAGATATGTTTCATTTAGATGTTATGGATGGGCATTTTGTTCCTAATATTTCATTTGGTTTTCCAGTTATAGAATCAATCAGAAAAACTACAAATAAAACTTTAGATGTACATTTAATGGTTGCCAACCCCGATATATATTTAGAAGAATTTTGTAATATAGGTTCTGATATGGTTTCTTTTCATATAGAAGCAACAAATCATGCAGATAGACTAATCGATGTTATAAAAAATAAAGGAAAAAAAGCAGGAATAGTATTAAACCCTCAAACACCTATATCAACTATTAAACATATTCTTCACAAAGTAGATTATGTCTTGTTAATGACTGTTAATCCAGGTTTTGGTGGACAAAAATTTATTGAAGGAATGCTAGAAAAAATCGAAGAATTGGATAAGATAAGAAAAGACAAGAAATATAATTTTTTAATACAAGTCGATGGGGGAATAAATATAGTAACCTCTAAATTGTGTCGAGATAGGGGGGCAGATTTAATAGTATGTGGTTCATTTTTATTTAATTCTAGCAATAAAGAAGAAACACTGAGCCAATTATTAAAATAA
- a CDS encoding thiamine diphosphokinase — translation MNMNEILEINVMLGGLKPTFLHKKNIWVGVDSGAEFLIDNNIQPILICGDLDSFDYATYKKILKNTRIIKKENQDLTDAEFSLDVIIKNFSNVKKINIFGATGKRLDHFFGNILLLNNLKYEHLEITLYDNNNIIFVSKLGVNKLTNNKEYKYISFVPIFENTVISIHNAKYSVENFKLTLDRANATSNEFFEDSNIILNTNKKCLIIYSKD, via the coding sequence ATGAATATGAATGAAATATTAGAAATAAATGTCATGCTAGGTGGATTAAAACCTACTTTTTTACATAAAAAAAATATTTGGGTAGGAGTAGATTCAGGTGCTGAATTTTTAATAGATAATAATATACAACCAATTTTAATCTGTGGAGATTTAGATTCTTTTGATTATGCTACCTATAAAAAAATATTAAAAAATACTAGAATTATAAAAAAAGAAAATCAAGATTTAACAGATGCAGAGTTTTCCTTGGATGTTATAATAAAAAATTTTTCTAATGTAAAAAAAATAAATATTTTCGGGGCAACAGGCAAGAGATTAGACCATTTTTTTGGTAATATCTTATTGCTTAACAACTTAAAATACGAACATTTAGAAATTACACTTTATGATAATAATAATATTATTTTTGTTTCAAAATTAGGTGTTAATAAATTAACAAACAATAAAGAGTACAAGTATATATCTTTTGTACCTATTTTTGAAAATACTGTAATAAGTATACATAATGCAAAATATAGCGTTGAAAATTTTAAACTGACATTAGATAGGGCAAATGCTACAAGTAATGAATTTTTTGAAGATAGTAATATAATTTTAAATACAAATAAAAAATGTTTAATAATATATTCAAAGGATTAA